A genomic stretch from Hemibagrus wyckioides isolate EC202008001 linkage group LG20, SWU_Hwy_1.0, whole genome shotgun sequence includes:
- the tyw3 gene encoding tRNA wybutosine-synthesizing protein 3 homolog: MEGENTFKQWKKQCLNKLDFSKKGSIDEDITSVVLFLNNSDNYFTTSSCSGRIILIDGLSDCVDVQKQNCSWLFVTHKKCTKDDVMAGLEKSSGDPVFKFEPCVLHVQCRRLEDAQLLHTVAINSGFRNSGVTVGKKGKIIMAVRSTHCLEVPLSHKGKVLVSQEYLEFLVGVANNKMDENLKRIERFSVSLRSALEPDEEKGRVESEEKAVYRRRRRREREADSTGSDDRRVIQQSDGQQSSELDFELSLFS, translated from the exons ATGGAAGGAGAAAACACGTTTAAACAGTGGAAGAAGCAGTGCCTGAACAAGCTGGACTTCAGTAAAAAGGGCAGTATAGATGAGGACATTACCTCTGTCGTCTTATTCCTGAATAATTCTGACAATTATTTCACCACGAGCTCGTGTTCTGGAAGAATCATCCTGATTGACGGG ctTTCAGACTGTGTGGATGTGCAGAAGCAGAACTGTTCCTGGCTTTTTGTCACTCACAAGAAGTGTACCAAAGATGACGTG ATGGCTGGTTTGGAGAAATCCTCTGGAGACCCTGTGTTTAAATTCGAACCCTGTGTCCTTCACGTGCAGTGCAGACGGCTCGAGGACGCTCAACTCCTG CACACAGTCGCTATAAACTCAGGCTTCAGGAACTCTGGAGTGACCGTGGGAAAGAAAGGCAAAATCATTATG GCTGTGCGCAGCACCCACTGTCTCGAAGTTCCTCTCAGCCACAAGGGGAAAGTCCTGGTTTCGCAAGAATATTTGGAGTTTCTTGTCGGAGTTGCGAATAATAAAATGGACGAAAACCTAAAGAGGATCGAAAG GTTTTCTGTCAGTCTGAGATCTGCGCTGGAACCAGACGAGGAGAAAGGGCGTGTAGAGTCCGAGGAGAAAGCTGTTTACAGacggaggaggagaagagagagggaggcggACAGCACAGGATCGGACGACCGTAGGGTCATACAGCAGAGTGACGGTCAGCAGAGCAGCGAGCTGGACTTTGAGCTGAGTCTGTTCTCTTAG
- the acot11a gene encoding acyl-coenzyme A thioesterase 11 isoform X2 → MSDLDELDLVMEDGRVYRNPTEVKMSQIILPCHANHRKELSVGQLLKWMDSTACLSAERHAGCPCVTASVDDIHFEHTISVGQVVNIKAKVNRAFNSSMEVGIVVSCEDLYSNRHWKVCQAFATFVARRTGENKVQLKPLVPYTHREKLEYSVAAERRRMRLLHVDIMKDLLSDTTFQTSISDSVCDGQDEEEEVPSEKTRVESVELALPTHANHQVNTFGGQIMAWMENVATIAASRLCHAHPTLRTIDMFHFRGPSQVGDRVILKAIVNNTFKNSMEVGVCAEAYQGEEPLRHINSAFMTFEVLDEEGRPRPLPRIRPEPLDGKRRYQEAIARKKIRLDRKYIISCKHTEVPLSVPWDPSNQVYLSYNNVFALKMLAARNNWVLSSKKNKVSLYTLEENQCLCVKVESEVNVPAERAFLLLSDLSRRPEWDKHYKQCMLILPVDDDDLIYHVLAPSVSERGKGQDFILLASRRPPCDTGDPYILAIRSVTLPTHPPTEDINRGEMLCAGFTIYAVSENVSKISYYNQTNPGVLPYISTDIAGLSSSFCSIFLSCSQYLMDHRVGPSAISTTPL, encoded by the exons CTGAGAGACACGCAGGATGTCCCTGTGTCACAGCCTCTGTGGATGACATTCACTTTGAGCACACCAtcag CGTTGGACAAGTGGTTAACATCAAGGCTAAAGTCAATAGAGCTTTCAACTCAAGCATGGAG gtgggGATAGTGGTGAGCTGTGAGGACCTGTACAGCAACCGCCACTGGAAAGTCTGTCAGGCTTTTGCCACCTTTGTGGCTCGGCGTACAGGTGAAAACAAG gttcaACTGAAGCCTCTGGtcccttacacacaccgtgagaaGTTGGAGTACAGCGTCGCCGCTGAGAGAAGGAGGATGAGGTTGCTGCATGTCGACATCATGAAAGATCTGCTGAGTGACACCACTTTCCAGACGAGCATTAGCGACAGCGTCTGTG atggccaggatgaggaggaagaagtACCATCTGAGAAAACCAGAGTAGAGAGCGTAGAGCTGGCTCTGCCCACCCACGCCAACCACCAGGTGAACACGTTCGGAGGCCAGATCATGGCGTGGATGGAAAACGTAGCCACCATTGCTGCCAG CCGGTTATGCCACGCCCACCCGACCCTGAGGACCATAGACATGTTCCACTTCAGAGGACCGTCTCAAGTCGGAGACCGCGTGATCCTGAAAGCCATCGTCAACAACACTTTCAAGAACAG TATGGAGGTGGGCGTGTGTGCTGAGGCGTACCAGGGGGAGGAGCCTCTGAGACACATAAACAGCGCGTTTATGACTTTCGAGGTGCTGGATGAGGAGGGACGGCCACGCCCACTACCACGGATACGCCCCGAACCACTG GATGGAAAACGGAGATACCAAGAAGCGATAGCCAGAAAGAAGATCCGACTCGACAG AAAATACATCATCTCCTGTAAGCATACTGAAGTGCCCTTGTCTGTCCCCTGGGACCCCAGTAACCAG GTGTATCTGAGCTACAATAATGTCTTTGCGCTGAAGATGCTGGCAGCCAGAAACAACTGGGTTCTCAGTTCTAAGAAGAACAAA GTGAGCCTGTACACCCTGGAGGAGAATCAGTGCCTTTGCGTGAAGGTTGAATCGGAGGTGAACGTTCCGGCAGAGAGAGCTTTCCTCCTGCTCTCAGATCTTAGCCGCAGGCCCGAATGGGATAAGCACTACAA ACAGTGCATGCTCATCCTCCCAGTCGACGATGATGACCTGATCTATCATGTTCTTGCTCCGTCTGTGAGTGAAAGAGGAAAAGGCCAGGATTTCATCCTGCTGGCCTCCAGGAGGCCACCGTGTGATACTGG GGATCCGTATATTCTCGCTATACGTTCGGTCACTCTTCCCACGCACCCTCCGACCGAGGACATAAACCGAGGGGAGATGCTTTGTGCAGGATTCACCATTTATGCCGTGTCCGAAAACGTATCCAAG ATCTCTTACTACAACCAGACCAACCCCGGCGTCTTGCCGTACATCTCCACAGACATCGCCGGACTCTCGTCCAGTTTCTGTTCCATCTTCCTTTCCTGCAGCCAGTACCTGATGGACCACAGAGTCGGACCTTCAGCCATTTCGACCACACCTCTGTAG
- the fam151a gene encoding protein FAM151A, giving the protein MDETKMKSQQDEEKNEEQEPKTILGVFTRQQFTMICVAVGLVVLLIIITVTSVVLPIDSGSGTSEAMVPFPTDGDMLEFLLQNGEIQEKDGLYATWYHSANSKAETQKALESDIMILEADVNVQGHNTENETNIPIMAHPPDVYSDNTLEEWLDAVINSKKGIKLDFKSLQAVEPSLDLLKIKNQTGINRPVWLNADILPGPNVPGFWPVVNGTRFFELIQTKFPDVTISPGWKVLYLPPFPDVTYTQAMVMEMYDTIKHLPQRITFPVLAVMVRNGWPHLSWLLSQSSRFSLTLWQGQENPTVNDLLFIRDNSNPQRIYYDIYEPVLTQFKEAAKQKDRPRRFYTGGDIVDYFKPANGDGLNILWEEVYDRASLLSVLKESPGGMLVIPITSGTVDVRIPVVEGSLPELPLQDCLDLILASENPWGIYLRVKSQTQLATSLHLLRETYANDRLYHPVWINMDISHGVFTVKGYITGLEFVRSINQIFPYVTMAPSWPQEVLNQGYTPQVVEDMMELFQEVWQDVALQLLAVRLDGSEAGIRILQQCQERFSLTVEHRARNGGLQMESFTFVQNGSRHRTFYNIPKAVKGFISK; this is encoded by the exons ATGGATGAGACGAAGATGAAAAGTCAACaggatgaggaaaaaaatgaagaacagGAACCAAAGACCATACTGGGGGTTTTTACCAGACAGCAGTTCACGATGATCTGTGTGGCTGTTGGGCTCGTTGTGCTGCTGATCATCATAACGGTAACCTCTGTGGTTCTGCCCATCGACTCGGGTTCAG GAACTTCGGAAGCCATGGTCCCGTTCCCTACAGATGGAGACATGCTGGAGTTTCTACTCCAAAATGGGGAGATCCAAGAGAAGGATGGACTCTATGCTACATGGTATCACTCTGCCAACAGCAAAGCTGAAACCCAAAAAGCCTTGGAAA GTGACATTATGATTCTGGAAGCTGACGTCAATGTACAAGGTCATAATACCGAAAACGAAACCAATATTCCAATCATGGCCCATCCACCGGACGTCTACAGTGATAACACTTTGGAAGAGTGGCTTGATGCCGTTATTAACTCTAAGAAAG GAATAAAACTGGATTTTAAAAGTCTACAAGCTGTGGAGCCTTCACTCGATCTTCTTAAGATTAAGAATCAAACAGGAATCAACCGGCCTGTATGGTTGAACGCTGATATCCTTCCTGGTCCAAACGTTCCTGGGTTCTGGCCCGTGGTTAACGGGACTCG ATTCTTTGAACTTATCCAGACGAAGTTTCCAGATGTGACCATCTCACCAGGATGGAAGGTTCTTTATTTGCCACCCTTCCCCGATGTAACTTACACGCAGgctatggtgatggagatgTACGACACCATCAAACACCTTCCACAAAGGATCACGTTTCCTGTTCTGGCAGTTATGGTGAGGAACGGATGGCCTCATCTGAGCTGGCTTCTCAGCCAGTCCTCCAG GTTCAGTTTGACCTTGTGGCAAGGTCAGGAGAACCCCACTGTCAATGACCTGCTCTTCATTAGAGACAACTCTAACCCTCAGCGCATCTACTACGACATCTATGAACCAGTGCTGACCCAGTTTAAAGAAGCTGCAA aGCAGAAGGATAGACCGAGAAGGTTCTATACAGGTGGGGACATAGTAGACTATTTCAAGCCTGCAAACGGTGATGGACTCAACATCCTGTGGGAGGAGGTGTATGACCGAGCTTCTCTTCTGTCTGTACTCAAAG AAAGCCCAGGTGGAATGCTTGTGATCCCTATAACATCTGGAACAGTTGATGTGAGGATTCCAGTGGTTGAAGGTTCACTTCCAGAGCTGCCTCTTCAGGATTGTCTAGATCTAATCCTTGCTTCAGAGAATCCATGGGGCATCTACCTCAGGGTGAAGTCCCAGACACAGCTAGCTACCTCGCTGCATCTGCTTCGAGAGACGTATGCTAACGACCGACTCTACCATCCAGTCTGGATCAACATGGATATCTCTCACGGAGTCTTCACCGTCAAAGGCTACATCACAGGCCTGGAGTTTGTGAGAAGCATTAACCAGATTTTCCCATACGTCACCATGGCTCCTAGCTGGCCTCAGGAGGTTCTGAATCAGGGTTACACACCACAGGTGGTTGAGGACATGATGGAACTCTTCCAAGAGGTTTGGCAGGACGTCGCACTGCAGCTGCTGGCTGTCCGTCTGGACGGATCGGAGGCTGGAATTAGGATTCTTCAACAATGTCAGGAACGGTTTTCTCTCACCGTAGAGCACAGGGCGAGGAATGGAGGACTTCAGATGGAGAGTTTCACGTTTGTCCAGAATGGGTCCAGACATCGGACCTTTTACAACATTCCAAAGGCAGTGAAGGGGTTTATCTCCAAATAA
- the cryz gene encoding quinone oxidoreductase: MASLKVMKAIRVSEFGAPSVLKFCSDIPVPAPGHKQVLIHVHACGVNPVETYIRAGAYARKPSLPYTPGSDVAGVVEAVGDGVRFLKAGDRVFTTSTETGGYAEYSLASEESVHKLPDSLNYKQGAAVGIPYFTAYRALFHKAHAKAGETVLVHGASGGVGVAACQLARAFGLKVLGTAGTPEGMKLVLSNGAHVAFNHREKNYMDQILDATEGHGVNVIVEMLSNVNLSNDLKLLAFGGRVTIVGCRGSVEINPRDTMAKESSIMGVAVFYATKEEKEETAAALFAGMEAGWLRPVIGPEYSLDKAAQAHEDIINSPGASGKMILVM; encoded by the exons ATGGCGTCATTAAAAGTAATGAAAGCCATACGAGTGTCCGAGTTTGGAGCTCCTTCAGTTCTGAAGTTTTGCTCTGACATACCGGTTCCTGCTCCAGGACACAAACAG GTGCTCATTCATGTGCACGCGTGTGGGGTCAATCCCGTGGAGACGTATATCCGTGCCGGAGCCTACGCCCGCAAACCCAGTCTCCCGTACACTCCTGGGTCTGATGTAGCCGGCGTGGTGGAGGCTGTGGGAGATGGAGTTCGCTTCCTGAAG GCAGGTGATCGAGTGTTTACCACCAGCACCGAGACAGGAGGATACGCCGAGTACAGCCTGGCGTCCGAGGAGTCTGTCCACAAACTGCCGGATTCTCTGAATTACAAGCAAGGAGCTGCGGTGGGAATCCCGTACTTCACTGCGTACAGGGCTTTATTTCACAA gGCACATGCTAAAGCAGGAGAGACAGTTCTGGTTCACGGAGCCAGCGGAGGA gTTGGAGTGGCAGCATGTCAGCTAGCCCGAGCGTTCGGACTGAAGGTTCTGGGTACAGCTGGAACCCCTGAAGGCATGAAGCTCGTGCTCAGTAATGGAGCTCACGTGGCCTTTAACCACAGAGAGAAGAACTACATGGATCAAATCCTG gatgcGACCGAAGGCCACGGTGTTAACGTGATTGTCGAGATGCTGTCTAACGTGAACCTGAGCAATGACCTGAAACTCCTGGCGTTCGGAGGACGAGTGACG ATTGTGGGGTGTAGAGGTTCTGTGGAGATTAACCCCAGAGACACGATGGCTAAAGAGTCCAGCATCATGGGAGTGGCTGTGTTCTATGCCACCAAG gaggagaaggaggagacgGCCGCTGCTCTGTTTGCTGGAATGGAGGCCGGGTGGCTCAGACCGGTGATTGGTCCGGAGTACTCGCTCGACAAAGCTGCTCAGGCCCATGAGGACATCATCAACAGCCCCGGGGCTTCTGGGAAAATGATCCTGGTCATGTGA
- the lrrc53 gene encoding uncharacterized protein lrrc53, with product MRILHISGGVVITLVILAAVHKKLCRRFKLMQGAKGAEEQSSQTWDFSEGKEAMSYAFHNRNYRGPSPWDKEDTSSYSQPDTMGNNFICHNCRKTFHQRTNSRGIQPNIEEEWSTYMDSDQWKDADVCPSRSKDEDGRAQRHIVKGISGFNTDHRRQPVSRQDTSTMRLHQIALRRHISIAQRQTFIPEDQLNPQMAFFKHQHGGYGSLPVQHYHQTDDIQDNMSRNQEESILPRSSKVIVYRDILNYNQSNMDHQGGNQTRVQRSVTFDLSMERALFVSRKEGPYKISKTKMSKTLGQKSPGKVSAKGNKSSTHSRHSKIHKARSQGSNKPKVKLNLSPLRKSQVHPKSGSNHEVNDVKRSSKKIKKDKSQKSVVKKNSKGGESEEKSKKAKKLQCDESLTNLDETLENLEKNPEEPCSLMQTSNLLAENNEPLGTANTTDPQVPTLDLSLAVSTPEDVRSLQKELPPDEVDLSNDSMTLVSSTVSVVQEYLSSGDGSPKRKLRLIVPEKSSSRPQTALEKKIR from the exons ATGAGAATCCTTCACATTTCAGGTGGGGTCGTAATCACCCTTGTAATACTTGCAGCTGTACACAAGAAGTTGTGTAGAAGGTTTAAACTGATGCAGGGGGCGAAAGGAGCCGAGGAACAATCCAGCCAGACGTGGGACTTCTCTGAAGGCAAGGAGGCGATGTCTTATGCTTTCCATAACCGCAACTACCGAGGACCTTCACCCTGGGACAAAGAGGATACTTCATCTTATAGTCAACCAGACACCATGGGGAACAATTTCATATGCCATAACTGCAGAAAGACTTTCCATCAAAGAACCAACAGCAGGGGTATTCAGCCTAATATTGAAGAAGAATGGTCAACATATATGGACAGTGACCAATGGAAGGATGCTGATGTTTGTCCATCAAGGAGCAAAGATGAAG ATGGTAGAGCTCAAAGACATATTGTGAAAGGTATCAGTGGCTTTAACACAGATCATCGCAGACAACCAGTTTCAAGACAAGACACGTCAACCATGAGATTGCACCAGATAGCTCTGAGAAGACACATATCCATCGCCCAGAGACAAACATTCATTCCTGAGGACCAACTAAACCCCCAAATGGCATTCTTTAAGCATCAACATGGAGGATATGGTAGTCTACCAGTACAACACTATCATCAAACAGATGACATCCAGGACAATATGTCTAGAAATCAAGAAGAGAGTATACTTCCCAGAAGCTCCAAGGTCATTGTGTACAGAGATATTTTAAATTACAACCAGTCTAACATGGACCACCAGGGTGGAAATCAAACAAGAGTGCAGAGAAGCGTAACCTTTGATTTGTCCATGGAACGTGCCCTGTTTGTATCTAGAAAAGAAGGTCCCTACAAAATCAGCAAGACAAAAATGTCTAAAACTCTTGGACAGAAAAGTCCAGGCAAGGTTTCCGCCAAAGGAAACAAGAGCAGCACTCACTCAAGACATTCGAAAATCCATAAAGCAAGATCTCAAGGAAGTAATAAACCAAAGGTCAAGTTAAATCTGAGCCCTCTCAGAAAAAGTCAGGTTCACCCCAAGTCTGGTTCTAACCATGAGGTCAATGATGTCAAGAGAAGCTCCAAAAAGATCAAGAAAGACAAATCTCAAAAGAGCGTTGTGAAAAAGAACAGtaaaggaggagagagtgaaGAAAAATCCAAGAAGGCCAAGAAGTTGCAATGTGATGAAAGTTTAACCAATCTAGATgaaactttagaaaatttagaAAAGAATCCAGAGGAACCGTGTTCACTGATGCAGACTTCAAATCTTTTAGCAGAAAATAATGAACCACTTGGTACAGCAAATACTACAGACCCTCAAGTCCCAACCCTGGATCTGAGCCTGGCAGTGAGCACACCAGAAGATGTCAGGAGTCTGCAGAAAGAGCTTCCACCTGATGAAGTAGATCTTTCAAATGACTCTATGACCCTAGTGTCCTCAACAGTCTCCGTTGTCCAGGAGTACCTGTCATCTGGTGATGGTTCACCCAAAAGGAAGCTTAGACTGATTGTTCCTGAGAAAAGCTCCAGCAGGCCCCAGACTGCACTGGAGAAGAAAATCAGATAG